From Bacteroidales bacterium, one genomic window encodes:
- a CDS encoding SUMF1/EgtB/PvdO family nonheme iron enzyme: MNKFFLDIRKIGVFLIICISVCLVSCSKSESPSITLNSTSVSMDATNSSMAISFTTNVDWTATSTATWLSVSPSSGTRGSASIKITAEANPDYKTRSATITVTAGSTSQTISVTQAERNGYIVSGNSFSIGKEGGNITIPIQANIDYKCSVSDDAKSWLSVVKTKSLSNYEIVISATKNSSYDSRKGTVTISYGSESTAITITQSQTDELIIDTKEYAIGSSGGELKIPIKTNISYTCTALESAADWIKVKTLQTKGLEDYYLVLTIDANKNYDGRVGQIKVTGAGKESYITVSQSQLDELIITTTEFSVGSDGGVVSIPIQTNASYSTSFLGNASDWLSFNTSGTKGLSQSYVSVKVKGNTGYDGRVGQIKIAGSGKESIVTITQSQLDAIIVAQTSYTVDKEGGSIEIPISSNITWDCSVVGEATSWINASVKQNTKGLSSKSLVLTIAKNESGNDRIGQIHIYGSNKETYITINQVNDAETLTFTVNGVSFEMIRVDGGTFSMGATSEQSSDAYSDEKPVHQVTLSTYYIGKFEVTQKLWNAIMGSNPSNFIGDKLPAEGITWENGQLFVAKLSQLTGRKFSLPTEAQWEYAARGGSKSKGYKYCGGNTLNDVGWYSDNSNGRTHEVGTKLSNELGLYDMSGNVQEWCTDWYGSYSDAPQTNPIGPSSGAYHFHRGGGWANLSSLCRVSYRFIGYADDNLTDNGVRLVLTP; the protein is encoded by the coding sequence ATGAATAAATTTTTTCTAGATATAAGGAAAATCGGTGTCTTTTTAATCATTTGTATATCAGTGTGCTTAGTGTCTTGTTCAAAATCTGAAAGTCCGAGCATAACTTTAAACAGCACTTCGGTTTCCATGGACGCAACAAACTCGTCAATGGCCATTTCCTTTACTACAAATGTTGATTGGACGGCTACGTCTACCGCAACCTGGCTTAGCGTCTCTCCATCGTCAGGTACCAGGGGCAGTGCTTCAATAAAAATTACTGCTGAGGCAAATCCGGATTACAAGACAAGAAGTGCAACTATAACAGTTACAGCAGGTTCCACTTCTCAAACAATTAGCGTAACTCAGGCTGAACGCAACGGATATATAGTGTCAGGAAATAGCTTTTCAATAGGCAAGGAAGGAGGCAACATCACCATTCCAATTCAGGCCAACATAGATTACAAATGCTCCGTTTCTGATGATGCGAAATCATGGCTAAGCGTAGTTAAAACTAAGTCACTATCTAATTATGAGATTGTGATTAGCGCAACCAAGAATTCGTCGTATGATTCCCGCAAAGGAACGGTTACAATTTCCTACGGGAGTGAAAGTACTGCGATTACGATTACTCAGAGTCAGACGGATGAATTGATCATTGACACAAAGGAATATGCAATTGGGAGCAGCGGAGGAGAGTTAAAAATTCCGATAAAAACAAATATTAGCTATACGTGTACGGCCTTGGAGTCGGCTGCCGACTGGATCAAAGTTAAGACATTGCAAACCAAAGGTTTAGAGGATTATTATTTGGTCCTAACGATAGATGCCAATAAAAATTATGACGGCAGGGTTGGTCAAATTAAGGTAACTGGAGCTGGAAAGGAAAGTTATATTACGGTGTCACAGAGCCAATTGGATGAGTTGATAATAACTACGACAGAATTTAGCGTAGGCAGTGATGGTGGAGTAGTTTCCATACCTATTCAAACTAATGCCTCATATTCAACATCTTTTTTAGGTAATGCTTCAGACTGGTTATCTTTCAATACCTCAGGTACTAAAGGACTTTCCCAATCTTATGTTTCAGTTAAAGTGAAAGGAAATACCGGGTATGACGGTCGAGTTGGTCAGATTAAAATAGCCGGTTCGGGCAAGGAAAGTATTGTTACAATTACTCAAAGCCAATTGGATGCCATAATAGTAGCACAGACGTCCTATACGGTTGATAAAGAAGGGGGAAGTATAGAGATTCCTATTAGTTCAAACATTACATGGGATTGCTCCGTAGTTGGAGAAGCCACAAGTTGGATTAACGCGTCCGTTAAGCAAAACACCAAGGGCTTGTCATCAAAGAGCTTGGTGCTGACTATCGCAAAAAATGAGAGCGGAAATGACAGGATTGGGCAAATACACATATATGGTTCAAATAAAGAAACATATATTACCATCAATCAGGTAAATGATGCGGAAACGCTAACTTTTACTGTCAACGGTGTTTCTTTTGAGATGATTAGAGTAGATGGAGGAACGTTTAGTATGGGAGCTACTAGTGAGCAAAGTAGCGATGCTTATAGCGATGAAAAGCCTGTTCATCAAGTCACTTTATCAACTTATTACATCGGGAAATTTGAGGTGACACAAAAACTTTGGAATGCAATTATGGGTTCTAACCCTAGTAATTTTATAGGTGATAAACTTCCCGCAGAAGGTATAACATGGGAAAATGGCCAGTTATTTGTCGCAAAGTTAAGCCAATTAACTGGGCGAAAATTTTCACTTCCAACAGAGGCACAATGGGAATATGCTGCTCGCGGTGGAAGTAAGAGCAAAGGGTATAAATACTGTGGCGGGAATACGTTAAACGATGTTGGTTGGTATTCGGATAATAGCAATGGTAGAACACATGAGGTTGGTACTAAATTATCTAATGAACTTGGTTTATACGATATGAGTGGAAATGTACAAGAGTGGTGTACAGATTGGTATGGCAGTTATAGTGATGCTCCGCAAACCAATCCCATTGGCCCTTCATCTGGTGCATATCATTTTCACCGAGGCGGTGGTTGGGCTAATTTATCTAGTTTATGTAGAGTCTCATATCGCTTCATAGGGTATGCAGATGATAATTTAACTGATAATGGAGTGAGATTGGTCCTTACGCCTTAA
- a CDS encoding DUF4199 domain-containing protein: MEDFNNNMGAPVKETGKLSSASLDGLLLALITIVCSVINSLGVSGGFLGVIIWIVKIVATIWVLLYFMKRYSLRRASIYGETTYNQAFSYGFLVSLLSAVVIACFMYLSVTVLFPNTESDTMQKVQDAMAQQGSSMNEEQENAINAVMNNLPMILTFGMLIWCTIFGLIVSAIIASSVKQLPVEGFNPNNFDANNFNPDSFNNDVADSETTKPEDVTPDKTGDAKPEEPADKPAEPAENKNDESRFMPGGDKPEDPNDKYMPK, translated from the coding sequence ATGGAAGATTTTAACAACAACATGGGAGCTCCTGTTAAGGAGACAGGTAAATTAAGCAGCGCCTCCTTGGACGGATTGTTGCTTGCACTTATAACAATAGTATGTTCCGTAATCAACTCGCTGGGCGTTAGCGGCGGATTTTTAGGTGTTATCATTTGGATAGTCAAGATTGTGGCTACCATTTGGGTGCTGCTGTATTTTATGAAAAGATATTCTTTGAGGCGCGCAAGTATCTATGGAGAAACTACTTACAATCAGGCATTCAGCTACGGATTTTTAGTTTCTTTGCTTTCTGCAGTTGTGATTGCATGCTTCATGTATTTGAGCGTTACGGTGTTATTTCCTAATACTGAGTCAGATACAATGCAGAAAGTACAGGATGCCATGGCGCAGCAGGGCAGCTCAATGAATGAGGAGCAGGAGAATGCAATTAACGCTGTGATGAATAATCTTCCAATGATTTTGACATTTGGAATGTTAATCTGGTGCACAATTTTTGGCCTGATAGTTTCTGCAATCATAGCAAGTTCAGTTAAGCAGCTGCCGGTTGAGGGGTTCAATCCCAATAATTTTGATGCTAATAATTTTAATCCCGACAGTTTCAATAATGACGTTGCAGACTCAGAAACCACTAAGCCGGAGGATGTTACGCCAGACAAGACCGGAGATGCAAAACCGGAAGAGCCTGCCGATAAGCCTGCCGAGCCCGCTGAGAATAAAAATGATGAGAGCAGATTCATGCCGGGCGGTGATAAACCTGAGGACCCCAACGATAAATACATGCCCAAATAG
- the infC gene encoding translation initiation factor IF-3: MRVPEVRVVGDNVPEQKVYPIAEALKMAHDLELDLVEIAESAVPPVCKIIDYQKYVYQQKKKAKEMKANASKQEIKELRFGPQTDEHDFQFKLNHAKEFLKDGDKVKAFVYFKGRSIVFSEQGEKLLLRFALELEEFGKAEKMPLLEGKRMSMIIAPIKKK, from the coding sequence ATTAGAGTTCCGGAAGTCAGAGTAGTTGGGGATAATGTGCCAGAGCAGAAGGTTTATCCTATTGCTGAGGCACTTAAGATGGCACATGACCTTGAGCTTGACTTGGTGGAAATAGCAGAGAGTGCTGTTCCGCCCGTTTGCAAAATCATAGACTACCAGAAGTACGTCTATCAGCAGAAGAAGAAAGCCAAGGAGATGAAGGCCAATGCTTCCAAGCAGGAAATCAAGGAGTTGCGCTTTGGACCGCAAACTGATGAGCATGATTTTCAGTTTAAGCTTAACCACGCAAAAGAGTTCCTTAAGGATGGCGATAAAGTTAAAGCCTTTGTATATTTTAAAGGACGTTCAATAGTGTTCTCAGAGCAGGGAGAAAAACTTCTGCTGCGCTTTGCCCTTGAACTAGAGGAGTTTGGCAAGGCGGAGAAGATGCCTCTGCTGGAGGGCAAGAGAATGAGTATGATTATAGCACCAATTAAAAAAAAGTAA
- a CDS encoding glycosyltransferase family 2 protein gives MDISIVISLFNEKPSLAELIAGIHNSLKDTGLSYEVVMVNDGSNDGSWEEIERLAKEYGNIHGICFRRNYGKSAALYSGFAQAVGDVVITMDADLQDDPRELPELYKMVKEDGYDLVSGWKKKRYDNKFTKNIPSKIYNATARWVTGIHLHDMNCGLKAYKNEVVKNIEVYGEMHRYIPYLAKNAGFSNIGEKVVHHNKRKYGKSKFGLNRFVNGYLDLLSLWFLQKFGKKPMHLFGVLGTLMFLAGAVITLWLIIAKLIAQSNGLKFRAVTDQPLFYIALVAAIVGIQLFLTGFVAELVSRNSSGRNNYLIKKRF, from the coding sequence ATGGATATTTCAATAGTTATCTCTCTGTTTAATGAGAAACCCTCTTTGGCGGAACTGATTGCCGGCATTCATAACTCCTTGAAAGACACTGGTCTTTCTTATGAAGTTGTGATGGTTAATGACGGCAGCAATGACGGTTCATGGGAGGAGATTGAGCGGCTGGCCAAGGAGTATGGAAATATTCACGGAATTTGTTTCCGCAGAAATTACGGAAAGTCCGCGGCGCTGTATAGCGGTTTTGCTCAGGCAGTTGGAGATGTTGTCATCACGATGGATGCAGACCTGCAGGATGACCCGCGCGAGCTTCCGGAGCTGTACAAGATGGTTAAGGAAGATGGTTATGATCTTGTAAGCGGCTGGAAGAAAAAGAGATACGATAACAAGTTCACAAAGAATATTCCTTCTAAGATTTATAATGCAACGGCCCGCTGGGTGACAGGTATTCATTTGCATGATATGAACTGCGGCCTGAAAGCCTATAAGAATGAGGTAGTTAAGAATATAGAAGTGTATGGAGAAATGCACCGCTACATTCCGTATCTGGCAAAGAATGCCGGTTTTTCAAATATAGGTGAGAAGGTTGTTCATCATAACAAGCGCAAATACGGAAAGAGCAAGTTTGGATTGAACAGATTTGTAAATGGTTACCTGGATTTGCTGAGCTTGTGGTTCTTGCAGAAATTTGGAAAGAAGCCGATGCATTTGTTTGGAGTCCTTGGTACTTTGATGTTCCTGGCCGGCGCGGTCATCACCCTTTGGTTGATTATCGCCAAACTGATTGCCCAGAGCAACGGTCTCAAATTCAGAGCCGTAACGGACCAGCCGCTGTTCTACATCGCCCTCGTTGCTGCCATCGTCGGCATCCAGCTTTTCCTAACCGGCTTCGTAGCCGAGTTGGTTAGCCGCAACTCCTCCGGCCGCAACAACTACCTGATTAAAAAAAGGTTCTAG
- the thrS gene encoding threonine--tRNA ligase codes for MSSIKITFPDGSVKDFEKGVTGYQIAQGISPRLAAEVLSVSVDGQVMDLRQPIENDAAIKLNKWEDDEGKLAFWHSSSHLLAEALEAIYPGVKFGIGPAIENGFYYDIDLGDRVIVEADLKKVEDKMLELARTGEEFVRKDVTKEEALDYFTKKNDQYKLELIKDLKDGTISFYTNGKFTDLCRGPHIMNTSVIKAIKLTSIAGAYWRGDEKRQMLTRIYGITFPKKSMLDDYLKVLEEAKKRDHRKLGKDLELFAFSAKVGPGLPLWLPRGAELRMRLENFLRKVQTNYGYLPVITPHIGQKELYVTSGHWAKYGKDSFRPITTPQPGEEFLLKPMNCPHHCEIYKTKPRSYRDLPLRYAEFGTVYRYEQSGELHGLTRVRGFTQDDAHLFVRPDQLHDEFCKVIDIVLYIFKTLKFDQYTAQISLRDKTDHSKYIGSDENWERAEKAIIDSAAEKGLKTKVVYGEAAFYGPKLDFMVKDAIGRQWQLGTIQVDYNLPERFGLEYTGADDKKYRPIMIHRAPFGSMERFVAVLLEHTAGNLPLWLTPDQCVVLPVGEKFNDYAKKVCNSLKNSEIRAALDDRNETIGKRIRENEIKKMPYLLIVGEKEMGAETVSVRQQGSKDLGVMKVTEFAKFIQDKVKEEMGEPAKPENV; via the coding sequence ATGAGCAGTATTAAAATTACATTTCCCGACGGGAGTGTAAAAGACTTTGAAAAAGGCGTAACGGGTTACCAAATTGCACAAGGCATCAGTCCCCGTCTAGCCGCAGAGGTGTTGTCTGTCTCTGTCGACGGTCAGGTTATGGACCTGCGTCAACCAATTGAAAATGATGCAGCTATCAAGCTTAACAAATGGGAAGACGATGAAGGCAAGCTGGCTTTCTGGCACTCTTCATCTCACCTTTTGGCAGAAGCATTGGAAGCAATCTATCCCGGAGTAAAATTTGGAATAGGACCCGCAATTGAGAACGGATTCTATTATGATATTGATCTCGGCGACAGAGTTATTGTTGAGGCGGATTTGAAGAAGGTAGAGGATAAGATGCTTGAGCTTGCACGCACAGGCGAAGAGTTTGTACGCAAGGATGTTACAAAGGAAGAAGCATTGGATTATTTCACAAAAAAGAATGACCAGTACAAACTTGAGCTTATTAAAGATTTGAAAGACGGAACAATTTCTTTCTATACAAATGGAAAATTCACGGACTTGTGCCGCGGACCTCATATCATGAATACGTCTGTAATTAAGGCAATTAAGCTGACCTCAATTGCAGGAGCATATTGGAGGGGAGATGAGAAGAGACAGATGCTTACCAGAATTTACGGTATCACTTTCCCTAAGAAATCCATGCTGGACGATTATCTGAAAGTGCTTGAAGAGGCTAAGAAAAGAGACCACAGAAAACTGGGCAAAGACCTTGAGCTATTTGCATTTAGCGCAAAGGTTGGACCGGGTCTTCCATTGTGGCTGCCAAGAGGCGCCGAGCTTAGAATGCGCCTGGAAAATTTCTTGAGAAAAGTGCAGACTAATTACGGCTATCTGCCTGTAATTACACCTCATATCGGACAGAAGGAACTTTACGTAACCAGCGGACACTGGGCAAAATACGGCAAAGATTCATTCCGCCCAATTACAACTCCGCAGCCGGGAGAAGAGTTCTTGCTTAAGCCAATGAACTGCCCTCACCACTGTGAAATCTATAAGACAAAACCTCGTTCTTACAGGGATCTTCCTTTAAGATATGCAGAGTTCGGAACAGTTTATAGATATGAGCAAAGCGGTGAATTGCACGGACTTACAAGAGTGCGCGGTTTCACACAGGATGATGCCCATTTGTTTGTAAGGCCGGACCAGCTGCATGATGAGTTCTGCAAGGTTATAGACATTGTGCTTTACATCTTTAAGACTCTTAAGTTTGACCAGTATACCGCTCAAATTTCTTTGAGAGATAAAACTGACCACTCTAAGTATATAGGTTCAGATGAAAATTGGGAGAGAGCAGAGAAGGCCATCATAGATTCAGCAGCGGAGAAAGGTTTGAAGACCAAGGTTGTATACGGAGAGGCTGCATTTTACGGACCTAAGCTGGACTTTATGGTAAAGGATGCAATCGGCCGTCAGTGGCAGCTTGGAACAATCCAGGTAGATTACAACTTGCCTGAGAGATTTGGCTTGGAGTACACCGGAGCTGATGACAAGAAGTACCGCCCGATTATGATTCACCGTGCGCCGTTTGGCTCTATGGAGCGCTTTGTGGCTGTCCTTCTGGAACATACGGCCGGCAATCTGCCTTTATGGCTGACTCCTGACCAGTGCGTAGTGCTTCCTGTAGGGGAGAAATTCAACGATTATGCAAAAAAAGTTTGCAATTCTCTGAAAAATTCCGAAATTCGCGCCGCGCTTGATGACCGCAATGAGACTATAGGTAAGCGTATTAGAGAGAATGAGATAAAGAAAATGCCTTATTTGCTGATAGTAGGTGAGAAGGAAATGGGTGCGGAGACTGTTTCAGTAAGGCAGCAGGGCAGCAAAGACCTTGGAGTTATGAAGGTTACAGAGTTTGCAAAATTCATTCAGGACAAGGTAAAGGAGGAGATGGGTGAGCCTGCAAAACCAGAAAATGTTTAA